In Gammaproteobacteria bacterium, the DNA window CCCCTGCGCCATCCGCCGCGACCGCCCGCGCCCGGCGAGGAACCCGGGGAGGAAGCCTGGGACGAGGGCATCCTCCCCTTCGTGGTGGTGATCGTCGACGAGCTCGCCGATCTGATGATGACCGTCCAGGGCGAAGTCGAACGCCCCCTGACCATGCTCGCCCAGAAGGCGCGCGCCATCGGCATCCATCTGATGGTGGCGACCCAGCGGCCCAGCGTGAACGTGATCACCGGGCTCATCAAGGCGAACTTCCCATGCCGCATCGCCTTCCGGGTCGCCTCGAAGACCGATTCGCGCACCATCCTGGACCAGAACGGCGCGGACGCGCTGCTGGGCAACGGCGACATGCTGTTCCTGCCGCCCGGCCAGAGCGAGCCCGTGCGCATTCAGGGCGCGTACGTGCCGGGATCGGACACGAACCGGCTCACGGGCTGGTTCCGGCAGCTGGTGCGCCACTGGGAAGATGCGGGCGAAATGCCCGACTTCGCCGGGGAGGAGGACATCCTGGCCGTGGTGCGCAACCGGGAAGGCGAGGGCGACGCAGAAGAGGAGGACGGCCCGGTGGAGCGCGACGACCTGTTCTTCGCGGCTGCAGAGGTGTGCGTCCGGCAGAACCAGGGCTCGACCTCACTGCTGCAGCGGAAGCTGCGCATCGGTTACGGCCGCGCGGCGCGCGTGGTGGACCAGCTGCACGAGGCGGGCGTGCTGGGTCCGCCGGATGGCTCGAAGCCGCGTGAAGTGCTCATGGGTCTCGACGAGATCGAGGCGTTGCGCTAGCCGTCCGCCAAGGGGCCGCGGGGGCCGCCCGACTGCGCGCCGGGCCGGAACGGGGGCGCTCGCCTGCGGGTATGGCGTGCCATGAAAAACACGTGCTTCGTCGTTCTGGCGATGTTGTGCGCGGCCGCCGATCCGGGTGCCGCCCTCGCCATGCAGGAGACCGCGGACCCGTTGGCGATTCTCGAGCGGGCTTCCGCGGAGTATTCCGGATTGACGGGGTTCTGCGCCGACTTCCGGCAGACCCTGACCTCGCCGCTTCTGAACCAGGTGACGCGCTCCCGGGGGCGCATGTGCCAGCAGCAGCCGGACCGCTTCTCCATGCGCTTCACCGATCCCGAAGGCGACCTGGTGGTCGCCGACGGGGAGTGGCTGTGGGTCTACTTTCCGAGCGGCGACGCCGGCCAGGTCATTCGCTCGCCCTTGACCTCCGGGGGACGGGGCGGCTTCGACTTCCACCGCGAATTCCTCTCGGATCCGGGGACCCGCTACGCCCCCGCGTATCTGCGCAGCGAGCAACTCGACGGCGCCCCCACCCACGTCATCCGGCTGATACCGCGCCGGCCGTCCGCCTATCGCGAGGCGCGGGTGTGGATCGATGAGGGGACGTGGTTCATCCGGCGTACCGAGATCGAGGAGGAAAACGGCAACCTGCGCGAGGTGCGGCTGGCCGGATTCGAGCCGAACCCCCAGCTGGGGAGCGAGGTCTTCCACTTCACGCCGCCCCGGGGGGTCCAGGTCATCACGCGATGAGGGCCTGGCGCCGGACGGGGGAGAGTGATCGCGGGAAGGAACGGATGAGGGGCGCTGCGATGGTCCTGATGGCCCTCGTGGCCACGTCCGGCATGGCTACGCGCGCGGCCGCCCAGGACCTCGCGGACTTCGACTACGAACATCTGAGCCTGCGGGGCATCGGCTTCGAGGCCGGCTACCTTCCCGGGTACAGGATCCACGGGGTGCGCGGGGAGATACGGAGCCTGGGCGCGCGGCTCGACCTCGGGTACCTGGGTCCCGGGCTCCGTATTGCGCCTTCGGTCACGTACTGGTCGTCGGAGCTCGAGGCCGAGGAGGTATCCCGCCTTGAGACGCGGCTCGGGCAGCTGATCGCCCGGGAGGTGGGGCCGTCCGGATCCGAAGCCGGACCCGAGGTGGATCTCGGCAGGATCACGTGGAGCGATCTGGTGGTGGGTGTCGACGCCCACGTCGTCTGGAACATTCCCTTCGGATGGCTCAGCTTTCTCGGGCTGGGCGCCTCGGTGCACGTTCTCGACGGACAGGGCGAGGCGGTCGACGACACGTTCATCGAGGATCTTCTGGACACGGCGCGCCCGGGAGTGAACGTGCATCTGGGGCTCGAGTATCCGCTCTGGTCATGGTCCCGGCTCTATTGGCACGGCCGCTACGAGGTGACCGACGACCTGCGCTACTTCAACGTCCGGGGCGGGCTCCAGCTCATGTTCGGTGGCACGGCTCCCGGGGAGATGGAGCCTCGCTGAGGCGAGTTGCGAGGGGCTGCGGGCGTGCGCACCGTGGCTGATCCCCGGCCGGCAAGAGCGGGGATGATGTGGGTCGGGGCCCTCATCGGCCTGGATGCGCGGGAATGGCGGCTGGCGTCGGCCTCCGCCCTCCTGCTCTTCGCCGCCTATCCCCCGTTTCACCTGATCGCGCCTTCCCTGCTGGCGCTGGTCCCGCTGTCGGTCGCGGTTCGGGAGGCGCGCACGCCCCGTCGGGCCGCGCGCATCGGCTTCGTGTTCGGGGTGCTGCACTACGGTCTGCTGCTGCACTGGATGATCCCGGCGCTGGCGCGGCTGACCGCTACGGCCCCGCTGGTCTACGCCACGGCCGTGATGCTGCTGGCGCTGTCACAGGCGCTGGCGTGCTGGATGCTCGCCCTCCTCGGGCGTGGCGGCCGCGTTCCGTTCTGGCTCGCGCTGCCCCTTGTCTGGACGGCCGTGGAGTGGGGGATCGCCCACGCCCCGGGGACGCTGGCCTATCCGTGGCTGGGGCTGGGGACGTCGCTCACGGGATACCCGGAGGCGGTCGGGATCGCCGAGCTGGCCGGAGCGCGCGGAGTGACGTTCTGGCTGGCGCTTGTAAACGGTCTGGTTGCCGAGGCCGTGGTGACCGGCAGGGGCAGGTCGGCGGCCACCGGGCGACCGCGAACGGCGACGCGGAAGGGCGTGTCCGGGCGTTCGCGGCCTCGGTTGGCGCGATGGTTGCGGGGTGGAATCGGGCCGGCCCGCCCGTGGCTGGCGGTCGCTCTGGTCGTGGCGGCCGTCCCCGCCGCCTGGGGAGTGTGGCGCGCCCGTCACCTCGATCTGCGGCCTGGGCCGGTGGTCGCCACCGTGCGCACCACATTGCGCGCGCAGCCGGGCGAGACGGCGACCGACCTGGAGGCGCTCGCCGAGGTTGACGCGCTGCTCGCGGCGCCCGTCGCCGAAGCGCCCGCGCCCTCCCTGGTGGTGCTCCCGGAGGGCACCTTCCGGGACGGGCTGGAACAGCCGGAAGCGGTCGAAGGGCTGACGGATCTGTCGCGGCGGCTGGGGGCGCCCGTCCTGTTCGGCATGGTGCGCACGGAAGAGGCGGGGGCGGGGCGGTACAACTCGGCCGCCCTGGCCGGGCCGGCCGGGCTGCTGGCCGACCCCTACGACAAGCGCCGCCTGGTGCCGTGGGTCGAGCGGATGCCGCTGGCGGGCCTGTTCCCGATGGCCGCCGGGGAGAGTCCGCTGCGCGCGGGCGCCGAATGGACGGTACTGGAGGCCGGTCTCCATGACGTGGGCGCGCTCATCTGCTACGAGGCCGCGTTCGCCGGCGCCGCCAGGGCGCTCCGCCGCGCGGGGGCCGGCGTGCTGCTCAACATCACCAACGACGCCTGGTTCGCGGACGCGGGCGCCTTCGCGGTCGCGCAGCACGAGGCCCACCTGGTCATGCGCGCCATCGAGACCCGCACCGGGGTGGTGCGCTCGGCCAACCTCGGCCCCGCGGGCTTCGTCGAGCCCACCGGGAGGGTGCGCGTGCGTGTCCAGGGCCCGGGCGCGGCCGTGGCGGTCGCCCGGGTGGATGCGGTGGCCGGGCCCACATGGTACGTGCGCGTCGGGGACGTGGCGGGGCCGGGGGCCGTGGCCGCACTGCTCCTGCTGCTCCTCTTCGCCGGCCCCGCCGTCCGCAGCCGACCGGGACGATGGCCCGCGCGCCCGAAACCGGCCATTGAACGCCCTTCGGGCCAAATCTATACTACGGGCTCCCGATCCCGGCCGGCCGCTCGTTGTTCCCGGCGGCCCGGCAGGGCCCTGACTCATCCCGAAGGGACGACCCGGACATCGCTGCGCATGGCGCACGGAACGACGATTCTGGACAGACCCCTGGACCGCCTCGACCAGGTGCGCAAGCGCCTTGAGGGGGCGGAGGAACGCCTGCGCGCACTGGACGCGGAACTGGCCGAACCGGAGGTGGCGCGCGACCCCGCGCGCCTGCGCGTCCTCAGCCGCCGGCGCGCCGAGGTGGACCCGGTCGCCCGCATCTCCCGCGAGATCGAGAGCGTCCTGGAGCAGCTGGAGGCGGCGCGCGACCTCACGGACGATCCGGACGACGCGGAGGTGCGGGAACTCGCGCGCATGGAGGTCGAGGAGCTGGAAGCCCGGCTCGAGGAACTGGCGAGGCAGGCCTGGGAACTGGTCCTCCCCCGCGATCCCATGGACGACCGCGCCGCGGTCGTCGAGGTGCGGGCCGGGACCGGCGGCGACGAAGCGGGGCTGTTCGCGGCCGAGGTGATGCGCATGTATCAGCGCCTGGCGGAGCGCCGGAACTGGAGCATCGAGCTCCTCAGCCTCTCCGAGGGCATCCCCGGCGCCATCAAGGAAGCCGTCTTCACGGTGAGCGGCCGCGGAGCGTACGGCGCGCTGCGCTACGAATCGGGGGTGCACCGGGTGCAGCGGGTTCCGGTCACCGAGAGCCAGGGCCGCATTCACACGTCCGCGGCGTCGGTCGCG includes these proteins:
- a CDS encoding outer membrane lipoprotein carrier protein LolA, coding for MKNTCFVVLAMLCAAADPGAALAMQETADPLAILERASAEYSGLTGFCADFRQTLTSPLLNQVTRSRGRMCQQQPDRFSMRFTDPEGDLVVADGEWLWVYFPSGDAGQVIRSPLTSGGRGGFDFHREFLSDPGTRYAPAYLRSEQLDGAPTHVIRLIPRRPSAYREARVWIDEGTWFIRRTEIEEENGNLREVRLAGFEPNPQLGSEVFHFTPPRGVQVITR
- the prfA gene encoding peptide chain release factor 1, whose amino-acid sequence is MAHGTTILDRPLDRLDQVRKRLEGAEERLRALDAELAEPEVARDPARLRVLSRRRAEVDPVARISREIESVLEQLEAARDLTDDPDDAEVRELARMEVEELEARLEELARQAWELVLPRDPMDDRAAVVEVRAGTGGDEAGLFAAEVMRMYQRLAERRNWSIELLSLSEGIPGAIKEAVFTVSGRGAYGALRYESGVHRVQRVPVTESQGRIHTSAASVAVLPEAEPVDIEIDPAHLRIDVFRSSGPGGQSVNTTDSAVRITHEPSGLVVTCQDEKSQHKNKARAMKVLRSRLLDREIAERAAERSRERKSQIGSGDRSAKIRTYNFPQNRVTDHRIGLTLHRLESILHGELDELLEALHLAERHERLEDR